In Chloroflexota bacterium, one genomic interval encodes:
- a CDS encoding HEAT repeat domain-containing protein — MMGWIARLRRLRHKRSDIARSWEGDPFVALSDPHPRRRWEAASVLGQHPMPTRAAEALVRALGDPEPFVRWQAGRSLLDLPEHEALRALRDALNDASPVRRAAAAEALGEAPWRQALPLLIEALSDQDAGVRVAAALSLGRIGRVEVIEPLATRMEQEPSPGVRWALVRALGMVGVPAGAEPLQQCLTRDGEEAPVRRSAAWALGQLSWDPAVVDGLLTALDDPDPQVRWHACLGLGNIAQTALRSRNTDRELLERVQEALARRREDGADAGQGLVGEAASQALAQIHAGLWRRRKR, encoded by the coding sequence ATGATGGGATGGATTGCTCGTTTGCGCCGCTTACGTCACAAGCGTTCCGATATCGCCCGCTCTTGGGAGGGGGACCCCTTCGTCGCCTTGAGCGACCCTCACCCCCGGCGGCGGTGGGAGGCAGCCAGCGTCCTGGGACAACACCCCATGCCTACGCGGGCAGCTGAGGCGCTGGTGCGCGCCCTGGGCGACCCCGAGCCGTTCGTTCGCTGGCAGGCCGGGCGGTCCCTCCTGGACCTCCCCGAGCATGAGGCGCTACGCGCCCTGCGCGATGCGCTGAACGACGCGTCGCCCGTCCGGCGGGCGGCCGCGGCCGAGGCACTGGGAGAAGCCCCCTGGCGACAGGCTCTCCCCCTCCTGATCGAGGCGCTATCCGACCAGGACGCCGGCGTACGCGTGGCGGCCGCGCTGTCCCTGGGCCGGATCGGGCGGGTGGAGGTCATCGAGCCTCTTGCGACGCGCATGGAACAAGAGCCCTCGCCGGGCGTGCGCTGGGCGCTCGTGCGAGCGCTGGGGATGGTCGGCGTCCCCGCGGGGGCGGAGCCGTTGCAACAATGCCTGACGCGAGACGGCGAGGAGGCGCCCGTGCGACGCAGCGCCGCGTGGGCCCTGGGACAACTGAGCTGGGACCCGGCCGTCGTGGACGGGCTCCTGACGGCGCTGGACGATCCGGACCCGCAGGTGCGATGGCACGCCTGCCTGGGGCTGGGAAACATCGCCCAGACCGCCCTCCGCTCCCGGAACACGGATCGAGAGCTCCTGGAGCGGGTGCAGGAGGCGCTGGCCCGCCGGAGAGAGGATGGAGCCGACGCCGGGCAGGGCCTGGTCGGCGAGGCGGCGTCCCAGGCATTGGCGCAGATCCATGCGGGCCTGTGGAGGCGCCGAAAGCGCTAA
- a CDS encoding MBL fold metallo-hydrolase yields MAYRRIEVGKAIVHIVDDGQVWMDAGGLFGLVPKRLWSRVTEADPENRVPIPLRCLLIESQGKRILVDTGYGDKMTPRVREILGLRPDDRDRLVRSLAEAGFGVDDVDIVLNTHLHADHCGGNTRQREDSEMPEPTFPRAAYWIQRLELADASFPNERTRGTYFAENFQPLAQTGQLHVIDGDVQVTDEVRTWVTPGHTRAHQCVIIESHGEAAIFLADAISWAVHLERLAWVPAYDVEPLVSIQTKKQIIAWAMRHRARLIFQHDPRVDVAHLVKSGDRYQVVPQPA; encoded by the coding sequence TTGGCCTATCGTCGAATCGAGGTCGGGAAGGCGATCGTCCACATCGTGGATGACGGTCAGGTGTGGATGGACGCTGGCGGGCTGTTCGGGCTGGTCCCCAAGCGGCTATGGAGTCGTGTAACGGAGGCCGATCCCGAGAATCGGGTCCCCATACCGCTGCGCTGTCTGCTCATCGAATCCCAGGGGAAGCGCATCCTGGTCGACACGGGATATGGGGACAAGATGACCCCGCGGGTGCGTGAGATCCTGGGGCTGCGCCCGGACGACCGCGACCGCCTGGTGCGGTCGCTGGCCGAGGCGGGGTTCGGGGTGGACGATGTGGATATCGTGCTGAACACCCATCTCCACGCCGACCACTGCGGGGGGAATACCCGTCAGAGAGAAGACTCCGAGATGCCGGAGCCCACCTTCCCCAGAGCCGCCTACTGGATCCAGCGGCTGGAGCTGGCGGACGCCTCCTTTCCCAACGAGCGCACGCGCGGCACCTACTTCGCCGAGAACTTCCAGCCGCTCGCCCAGACGGGCCAGCTGCACGTCATCGACGGAGATGTGCAGGTCACCGACGAGGTGCGAACATGGGTCACCCCCGGCCACACACGCGCTCACCAATGCGTGATCATCGAGAGCCACGGTGAGGCCGCCATCTTTCTGGCCGACGCGATCTCGTGGGCCGTCCACCTGGAGCGGCTGGCGTGGGTGCCCGCTTATGACGTCGAGCCGCTGGTAAGCATCCAGACCAAGAAGCAGATCATCGCCTGGGCGATGCGCCATCGAGCCCGGCTGATCTTTCAACATGATCCTCGTGTGGATGTGGCGCATCTGGTCAAGTCGGGCGATCGATATCAGGTCGTCCCGCAGCCCGCGTGA
- a CDS encoding undecaprenyl/decaprenyl-phosphate alpha-N-acetylglucosaminyl 1-phosphate transferase encodes MYPAYLIVFVAALALAALSVPIADRIGHRLDIVDRPGGRRQHRGTVSRLGGVALYLAFVGALLLSVLLPDAWLPPRLDPKEMTRLTGLLVGTTFVFLAGLVDDRYEFGPLPQFAVQLIASLIAIAFIIHIKHVNNPLTNRLLFGPEGLPTPLVWGVTVFWFMGMMNTVNWLDGLDGLAAGVAAILCALLALHMYREGQYSVVLQPLALLGATLGFLPFNFYPARVFMGSAGAYVLGYALAALGIISGAKVATVLLVMGLPILDVAWLIWRRWRHGRRLTRGARDHLHFRLVDRGLSPRAIVAGYYLFSAGFGILALVLGPRIYKLIALALLALVGGGVLWWANREAPAD; translated from the coding sequence GTGTACCCAGCCTACCTGATCGTCTTCGTGGCCGCGCTGGCCCTGGCGGCGCTAAGCGTCCCCATCGCCGATCGGATTGGGCACCGTCTGGATATCGTGGATCGTCCCGGGGGGCGCCGACAGCATCGGGGGACGGTCTCCCGGCTGGGCGGGGTCGCGCTGTATTTGGCGTTCGTCGGCGCGCTCCTGCTGTCCGTCCTGTTGCCGGACGCGTGGCTGCCCCCTCGTCTGGATCCCAAGGAGATGACCCGGCTGACCGGCCTCCTCGTGGGGACCACCTTCGTCTTCCTGGCCGGGCTGGTCGACGATCGTTACGAGTTTGGCCCTCTGCCCCAGTTCGCCGTCCAGTTGATCGCCAGCCTGATCGCCATCGCGTTCATCATCCACATCAAGCACGTGAACAACCCGCTCACCAATCGGCTGCTCTTCGGCCCGGAGGGGCTCCCCACTCCGCTGGTGTGGGGGGTGACCGTCTTCTGGTTCATGGGGATGATGAACACGGTGAACTGGCTGGATGGGTTGGACGGGCTCGCGGCCGGCGTGGCCGCCATCCTGTGCGCGCTGCTGGCCCTCCACATGTATCGCGAGGGGCAGTATAGCGTTGTGCTCCAGCCGTTGGCCCTGCTGGGCGCCACGCTGGGGTTCCTTCCGTTCAACTTCTACCCCGCCCGCGTGTTCATGGGAAGCGCGGGGGCCTACGTATTGGGATACGCGTTGGCCGCGCTGGGCATCATCAGCGGCGCCAAGGTGGCCACGGTGCTGCTGGTCATGGGATTGCCCATCCTGGATGTCGCGTGGCTGATCTGGCGCCGCTGGAGGCATGGAAGGCGTCTGACCCGGGGAGCCCGGGACCATCTCCACTTCCGTCTGGTGGATCGGGGGCTATCCCCCCGGGCGATCGTGGCCGGGTACTACCTCTTCTCCGCGGGGTTTGGGATATTGGCGCTCGTCCTGGGGCCGCGAATATACAAGCTGATCGCGCTGGCTCTGCTGGCGCTGGTGGGGGGAGGGGTGCTGTGGTGGGCGAACCGGGAGGCCCCGGCCGACTAG
- the asnS gene encoding asparagine--tRNA ligase, whose product MAKIIRIEDIAQHVGEEVVLRGWLYHRTDKGRLQFLQVRDGTGIAQAVVFKRNVSPEAFQNARKLTQESSLIVTGTVRQDDRAPGVPGGYELDVQDLEVIQFAQDYPIAPKEHGVEFLLDHRHLWIRSSRQWAILRVRAEIIKAIRNWLDDHGFLLVDTPILTPAAVEGTSTLFPTDYHGTPAFLTQSGQLYNEANIFAFGKVYCFGPTFRAEKSKTRRHLQEFWMVEPEIAFCQLDELMEIEEQLISDVIQRVLRNRANELKVLQRDLSSLENVQPPFPRISYDEAVEMINEAAAKGQVVPPSDEPLPPITWGDDFGAPHETFIAMQFDRPVFVHHYPTEAKAFYMEPEPDRPEVCRSVDLLAPEGYGEITGGSERMSDLEKLIAAIEKHQLPKDVYKWYIDLRKYGSVPHSGFGLGVERMVAWICGIEHVRETIAYPRTLTRLYP is encoded by the coding sequence GTGGCTAAGATCATACGAATCGAGGACATCGCTCAGCATGTGGGGGAGGAGGTCGTCCTGCGCGGCTGGCTGTACCATAGGACGGACAAGGGCCGGCTGCAATTCCTCCAGGTACGGGATGGCACGGGCATCGCCCAGGCTGTCGTCTTCAAGCGGAACGTGAGCCCGGAGGCGTTCCAGAACGCCCGAAAGCTGACACAGGAGTCATCGCTGATCGTCACCGGCACCGTACGCCAGGACGATCGGGCGCCGGGGGTTCCGGGCGGCTACGAGCTGGACGTCCAGGATCTGGAGGTGATCCAGTTCGCTCAGGATTACCCGATCGCGCCCAAGGAGCACGGTGTTGAGTTCCTTTTGGATCACCGACATCTGTGGATTCGCTCTAGCCGTCAGTGGGCCATCCTGCGCGTCCGGGCGGAGATCATCAAGGCCATCCGAAACTGGCTGGACGACCATGGTTTCCTGCTGGTGGATACGCCGATCCTCACCCCGGCCGCGGTGGAGGGGACCAGCACGCTCTTCCCCACCGACTATCATGGGACGCCGGCGTTCCTGACCCAATCGGGACAGCTCTACAACGAGGCCAATATCTTCGCGTTCGGCAAGGTATACTGTTTTGGGCCCACGTTTCGGGCGGAGAAGTCGAAGACCCGCCGACACCTCCAGGAGTTCTGGATGGTGGAGCCGGAGATCGCCTTCTGCCAGCTCGATGAGCTGATGGAGATCGAGGAGCAGCTCATCAGCGACGTGATCCAGAGGGTGCTGCGGAATCGGGCAAATGAACTGAAGGTTCTACAGCGTGACCTGTCCTCCCTGGAGAACGTGCAGCCTCCTTTCCCCCGCATCTCCTATGATGAGGCCGTGGAGATGATCAACGAGGCTGCGGCCAAGGGACAGGTGGTGCCTCCGAGCGACGAGCCGCTGCCCCCGATCACGTGGGGCGACGATTTCGGCGCTCCGCACGAGACGTTCATCGCCATGCAGTTCGACCGCCCGGTGTTCGTCCATCATTACCCGACGGAGGCCAAGGCGTTCTACATGGAGCCGGAGCCGGATCGCCCCGAGGTGTGCCGTAGCGTAGATCTCCTGGCCCCTGAGGGGTATGGCGAGATCACGGGCGGGTCGGAGCGCATGAGCGATCTGGAGAAACTCATCGCGGCCATCGAGAAGCATCAGCTTCCCAAGGACGTCTATAAATGGTACATCGACCTGCGCAAGTACGGCTCGGTGCCTCACTCAGGGTTCGGCCTGGGCGTCGAACGCATGGTGGCGTGGATCTGCGGCATCGAGCATGTGCGGGAGACCATCGCCTACCCACGCACGCTTACCCGCTTATACCCTTGA
- a CDS encoding HlyC/CorC family transporter, whose product METHAVTAGFILTRLLAVMALVAANGFFVMVEFALVTSRRARIDQMIAQGQRSARLVKHMMEHTDAYIAAAQLGITMASLALGWIGDVTIAALIEPPLQALLGRWSETAALTVGTITSFTLVTSLHIVLGEQAPKILAIRYPEQTAMWVAPPLNVFYIVFRPFIWALDQSTAAVLRLLGVAGVTSQHGVYTVDELKILVRESQESGILEEEEEEMLVRVFEFSDRYVREVMIPRTEIVAIERTATLSDLLSTFTQHQHSRFPVYDGDLDHVVGLISIKDVLMLMSHQEVPRSRPLAELGLIRPVLMVPESRRVGDLFQEMRRTRTQMAIVIDEYGGTAGLVTIEELAEEIVGRVSDEWVQEEPEVEALGQGTFEVDAMLRVDEVNAELGLQLPESPDYETLAGFLLYLLRRIPQEGEEVRWRDLSFTILEMKGPKIERVRITRLPAKRPEAALTPQE is encoded by the coding sequence ATGGAGACGCATGCGGTAACGGCAGGCTTTATCCTGACCCGTTTGTTGGCCGTGATGGCGTTGGTGGCCGCGAACGGCTTCTTCGTCATGGTCGAGTTTGCCCTGGTCACCTCACGACGTGCGCGCATAGACCAGATGATCGCCCAGGGGCAACGCTCCGCCCGGCTGGTCAAGCATATGATGGAACATACCGATGCCTACATCGCGGCCGCCCAGCTGGGGATCACCATGGCCTCTCTTGCGTTGGGGTGGATTGGGGATGTCACCATTGCGGCCTTGATCGAGCCGCCGCTTCAGGCGCTCCTGGGGCGGTGGAGTGAGACCGCCGCCTTGACCGTCGGCACCATCACCTCCTTTACCCTGGTCACGTCTCTGCACATCGTCTTGGGGGAGCAGGCCCCCAAGATCCTGGCCATTCGCTATCCCGAGCAGACCGCCATGTGGGTCGCGCCGCCCCTCAACGTCTTCTACATCGTCTTCCGCCCCTTTATCTGGGCGCTGGATCAGTCGACGGCCGCCGTGCTGCGGCTGTTGGGGGTTGCGGGGGTGACCTCACAGCATGGCGTATACACCGTGGACGAACTGAAGATCCTCGTCCGGGAGTCCCAGGAGAGCGGCATCCTGGAGGAGGAAGAGGAGGAGATGTTGGTGCGGGTGTTCGAATTCAGCGATCGCTACGTGCGGGAGGTCATGATCCCGCGCACGGAGATCGTTGCCATCGAGCGCACGGCCACATTGAGCGATCTGCTGTCCACCTTCACCCAACATCAGCACTCCCGGTTCCCGGTGTATGACGGCGATCTGGATCACGTCGTGGGGTTGATTTCCATTAAGGACGTGTTGATGCTCATGTCCCACCAGGAGGTGCCCCGATCGCGGCCGCTGGCGGAGCTGGGGCTGATCCGGCCGGTGTTGATGGTGCCGGAGAGTCGCCGGGTCGGGGATCTGTTCCAGGAGATGCGTCGCACCCGGACCCAGATGGCCATCGTCATCGACGAGTACGGGGGGACGGCCGGATTGGTCACCATCGAGGAGCTGGCGGAGGAGATCGTCGGCCGGGTGAGCGACGAGTGGGTTCAGGAGGAGCCCGAGGTGGAGGCGCTCGGCCAGGGGACCTTCGAGGTGGACGCCATGCTTCGGGTCGACGAGGTGAACGCTGAGCTGGGGTTGCAGTTGCCGGAATCGCCGGATTACGAGACCTTGGCCGGATTCCTGTTGTATCTGCTGCGACGTATCCCGCAGGAGGGCGAGGAAGTCCGCTGGCGGGACCTTAGCTTCACCATTCTGGAGATGAAGGGCCCTAAGATCGAGAGGGTGCGCATCACGCGATTGCCTGCAAAGCGGCCCGAGGCCGCTTTGACACCGCAGGAATAG
- a CDS encoding nitroreductase family protein: MDERLRFIFVRRSIREFTSEPVSDADVQALLEAAMAAPSARNTKPWHFIVVRDRDTLDRLAGTHTFASPLTRAPLGIIVCGEPALSEYWVQDTSAATENILLAAAALGLGSVWIGVHPKPEREAHVRDVLGIPEEITPLNLIAIGHPAESRPPRTQFDPSRVHYEKF; encoded by the coding sequence ATGGATGAGCGGTTGCGCTTCATCTTCGTTCGACGTAGTATCCGTGAATTCACCTCGGAGCCGGTGAGCGACGCCGATGTACAGGCGCTGTTGGAGGCTGCGATGGCGGCTCCGTCGGCACGCAATACGAAGCCATGGCATTTCATCGTGGTGCGCGATCGGGACACGTTGGATCGATTGGCCGGCACCCACACGTTCGCGAGCCCTTTGACTCGCGCTCCGCTGGGAATCATCGTGTGCGGGGAACCGGCGTTATCTGAGTATTGGGTGCAGGACACTAGCGCTGCTACGGAGAACATCCTCCTGGCCGCCGCGGCCTTGGGGTTGGGATCTGTGTGGATTGGGGTCCATCCCAAGCCGGAGCGCGAGGCTCACGTGCGCGATGTCCTCGGCATCCCGGAGGAGATCACGCCCCTGAACCTGATCGCCATCGGGCATCCGGCCGAGTCAAGGCCGCCGCGCACCCAGTTTGACCCCTCTCGTGTCCACTACGAGAAGTTCTAG
- a CDS encoding Lrp/AsnC family transcriptional regulator yields the protein MVTAISLLTVERDKVNDVAEQLADMDGVSEVYSIAGRYDLAAIIRVKDNEDLADLVTERIRGVPGIIRSETLIAFRVYSRHDLESMFAIGMEG from the coding sequence ATGGTCACCGCGATCTCTCTTTTGACGGTGGAGCGCGATAAGGTGAACGATGTCGCCGAGCAGCTGGCGGACATGGATGGGGTGAGCGAGGTCTACTCCATTGCGGGACGGTATGACTTGGCGGCGATTATCCGCGTCAAGGACAACGAGGATCTGGCGGATCTGGTCACCGAGCGCATTCGCGGCGTGCCGGGCATCATCCGATCGGAGACCCTCATCGCGTTCCGCGTGTATTCCCGCCATGATCTGGAGAGCATGTTCGCCATAGGCATGGAGGGCTGA
- a CDS encoding helix-turn-helix domain-containing protein, with product MPRIFDVIEAPDQRERDIVVRVPEVGAGDFRIGSQVIVRESQTAVFYRDGKALDTFGPGRHTITTANIPLLINLLGAAFDGRSPFTAEVYFVNMREFLDMKWGTPEPIALRDPDLGLVRLRAFGTYSMQVNDPQMFVTKIVGTQGIYQTSQIEDFLRGIIISNLTDLLGESGKGLFDLPAYFDEMGAAVKAKIQDAFAQLGLTLKQFYVNSISPTEETAKAIDERASMGAIGDMQRYLQFQAARAMRDAAANEGAGGGMASAGMGLGAGVGLGAAMAQAITQAMSSQTRQQLEQEASRGAGAQPSGAPEVMTPAEAAAYLRVSEEDVMALIESGELKARRIGSQIRISKSVIDEFLKG from the coding sequence ATGCCGAGGATCTTTGACGTAATCGAAGCCCCCGATCAGCGGGAACGCGACATCGTCGTGCGTGTGCCGGAGGTCGGGGCGGGGGACTTCCGTATTGGCTCCCAGGTGATCGTGCGTGAAAGCCAGACGGCCGTGTTCTATCGGGATGGGAAGGCGCTGGATACGTTCGGACCCGGCCGTCACACCATTACCACGGCGAACATTCCCCTGCTCATCAACCTGCTGGGAGCTGCCTTTGACGGGCGAAGCCCTTTCACCGCGGAGGTGTACTTCGTCAACATGCGGGAGTTCCTGGACATGAAATGGGGGACGCCGGAGCCCATCGCCCTGCGTGACCCGGATCTGGGGCTGGTGCGCCTGCGCGCCTTCGGCACGTATTCCATGCAGGTCAACGATCCGCAGATGTTCGTGACCAAGATCGTTGGCACGCAGGGGATCTACCAGACCAGCCAGATCGAGGACTTCCTGCGCGGCATCATCATCTCGAATCTGACCGATCTGTTGGGGGAGAGCGGAAAGGGGCTGTTTGACCTGCCCGCGTACTTCGATGAGATGGGGGCGGCCGTCAAGGCCAAGATCCAGGACGCCTTCGCGCAGCTGGGGCTCACCCTGAAGCAGTTCTACGTGAACTCCATCAGCCCCACCGAGGAGACGGCCAAGGCGATCGATGAGCGGGCCAGCATGGGCGCCATCGGTGATATGCAGCGGTATCTGCAGTTCCAGGCGGCCCGGGCGATGCGCGACGCGGCCGCGAACGAGGGCGCCGGAGGCGGTATGGCCAGCGCGGGCATGGGGCTGGGCGCCGGGGTCGGGCTGGGCGCCGCCATGGCCCAGGCGATCACGCAGGCGATGAGCTCGCAGACCCGCCAGCAGCTGGAACAGGAGGCATCGCGGGGAGCGGGGGCGCAGCCAAGCGGTGCCCCTGAGGTGATGACCCCGGCCGAGGCCGCCGCCTACCTGCGCGTGTCTGAAGAGGACGTGATGGCTTTGATCGAGAGCGGTGAGCTGAAGGCCCGCCGCATCGGCAGTCAGATCCGCATCAGCAAATCTGTCATCGACGAGTTCCTGAAGGGATAG
- a CDS encoding YccF domain-containing protein, which translates to MSTERVLVREEGGLPWIVRALWFLFFGWELTGVWILVAWFLNLTIIGLPLGLWMLDRVPQVLTLKPRSGVVIAEIRGGGVWVRSGELRQRSWLVRLPYFLLVGWWLSLAWAAVAWLLCASIIGLPVGIWMLHRLPAVTTLWRG; encoded by the coding sequence ATGAGCACGGAACGCGTCCTCGTTCGCGAGGAGGGAGGGCTTCCTTGGATCGTACGGGCGCTGTGGTTCCTCTTCTTCGGATGGGAGCTCACAGGCGTCTGGATCCTGGTCGCCTGGTTCCTGAATCTGACCATCATCGGCTTGCCGCTGGGGCTGTGGATGTTGGACCGCGTCCCCCAGGTGCTGACCCTGAAACCACGCAGCGGTGTGGTCATCGCGGAGATTCGAGGTGGTGGGGTCTGGGTGCGGTCCGGAGAGCTGCGCCAGCGGAGCTGGCTGGTGCGTTTGCCGTACTTTTTACTCGTTGGCTGGTGGTTGAGCCTGGCTTGGGCGGCGGTGGCCTGGCTTCTATGCGCCAGCATCATCGGCTTGCCGGTGGGGATCTGGATGTTGCATCGGCTGCCCGCGGTGACGACGCTGTGGCGCGGCTGA
- a CDS encoding zinc ribbon domain-containing protein, giving the protein MVGMGRITGIILVIAGIVLCLAVGVFLASGVLTGRLTISAGLLGMVLVLPVVLILVGVGGYVAVRGRQEAIEFAEVEKEKQVLNMVLTQGQVRISDVALEMNASRDQVEAWVRDLVGKGLFSGAVNWKDGILYSREASQMRADQRCPNCGGQLELVGKGVIECPYCGSQVFLST; this is encoded by the coding sequence ATGGTGGGTATGGGCCGGATCACCGGCATCATCTTGGTCATCGCGGGGATCGTGTTGTGTCTGGCCGTGGGGGTGTTTCTGGCCTCAGGCGTCCTGACCGGGCGGCTGACCATCTCGGCAGGACTGCTGGGCATGGTGCTGGTTTTGCCGGTGGTGCTGATCCTGGTGGGCGTGGGCGGATATGTGGCCGTGCGCGGCCGTCAGGAGGCGATCGAGTTCGCCGAGGTGGAGAAGGAGAAGCAGGTGCTGAACATGGTCCTGACCCAGGGGCAGGTGCGGATCTCCGACGTGGCCCTGGAGATGAACGCCTCACGCGATCAGGTGGAGGCGTGGGTGCGGGACCTCGTGGGCAAGGGGCTATTCAGCGGCGCCGTCAACTGGAAGGACGGGATCCTCTACTCCCGAGAAGCCAGCCAGATGCGAGCGGATCAGCGGTGCCCGAACTGTGGCGGGCAGCTGGAGCTGGTGGGCAAGGGGGTGATCGAATGCCCGTATTGCGGCTCGCAGGTCTTCCTCTCCACCTGA
- a CDS encoding DUF2207 domain-containing protein encodes MRFRYLRLIGFIVLLLVVSTGLAQAQSKTLYWDRWDVDIVVRTDGTFRVVERQTIEFTSGTFTFGIRGVDVRRLDRISDVEVREGDQVFQKSSSGQPWTFTTYMEGNEFKIKWYFPPTSDSRHTYTIAYTVHGGLRYYEEGDQLWWKAVVADRTFPVNASRVMVQIPEPAEVQNWDAYGVAAQAQKVDARTVIFEATEEIPPGREFEVRVQFTPGVVAGQPQPWQQEADAAAEWDQRWRPVVNVLMLAIGLLFLFGGPALLYLLWYTRGRDAPVKIPADYLIDPPADIPPGVAGTLLDEQADMEDIVATIVDLARRGVITIEEVREPGLLGIGEKIDFIYRLVGSTEGLRPFEETLIEEIFDGRRERRLSDLKNKFYRAIPKIKRQLYAEVVKEGYFRASPERIRNRYAGLGVVGLVLTGALTVCLMAFLSAYTDYAICPPIGIGITFVGLIVLARVMPRKTPKGAEAAARWRAFRRYLENIDKYANLEEAKDIFERYLPYAIAFGVEKEYVRKFAAVDTPAPRWYMPYPVEGPYVRPGRVSSGGGRPSGHAAEMPTGGGREGQMPSLEGMTRGTFGGLEAMTGGLFTMLNSASSTLSSRPSSSGSSGGFSGGGWSGGGSVGGGGGGGGSAGFG; translated from the coding sequence ATGCGATTCAGGTACCTGAGGCTCATAGGTTTCATAGTCCTGTTGTTGGTGGTCTCCACCGGCCTGGCGCAGGCGCAGAGCAAGACGTTGTATTGGGATCGGTGGGATGTCGACATCGTCGTCCGCACGGATGGCACCTTCCGCGTCGTCGAGCGGCAGACCATCGAGTTCACCAGCGGCACGTTCACGTTCGGGATTCGGGGCGTGGATGTCCGACGCCTGGATCGTATCTCGGATGTGGAGGTCAGGGAGGGAGATCAGGTCTTCCAGAAGAGCTCCAGCGGGCAGCCCTGGACGTTCACCACGTACATGGAGGGAAATGAGTTCAAGATCAAATGGTACTTCCCTCCGACATCGGATAGTCGTCACACGTACACGATCGCCTATACCGTGCATGGGGGGCTACGCTATTACGAAGAGGGCGACCAGCTATGGTGGAAGGCGGTGGTCGCCGATCGGACGTTCCCAGTGAACGCCTCACGGGTGATGGTGCAGATACCGGAGCCGGCGGAGGTCCAGAATTGGGACGCGTACGGGGTTGCGGCGCAGGCGCAGAAGGTGGACGCTCGCACGGTCATCTTCGAGGCGACGGAGGAGATCCCGCCGGGGCGTGAGTTCGAGGTGCGCGTGCAGTTCACGCCGGGCGTGGTGGCCGGGCAGCCGCAGCCCTGGCAGCAGGAGGCGGACGCCGCCGCGGAGTGGGATCAGCGTTGGCGCCCCGTGGTGAATGTGCTCATGCTGGCGATCGGGCTGCTCTTCCTGTTCGGTGGGCCGGCGCTGCTGTACCTGCTGTGGTACACCCGCGGCCGGGACGCTCCGGTGAAGATCCCCGCGGACTACCTGATCGACCCGCCTGCGGACATCCCGCCGGGGGTCGCCGGAACGCTCCTGGATGAGCAGGCGGATATGGAGGACATCGTCGCCACCATCGTCGATCTGGCCCGACGCGGGGTCATCACCATCGAGGAGGTGCGCGAGCCGGGGCTGTTGGGCATCGGCGAGAAGATCGATTTCATCTATCGGCTGGTGGGCTCCACGGAGGGATTGCGTCCGTTCGAGGAGACGCTGATCGAGGAGATCTTCGACGGGCGTAGGGAACGGCGGCTGTCGGATCTGAAGAACAAATTCTACCGGGCAATCCCCAAGATCAAGCGCCAGCTTTATGCGGAGGTGGTGAAGGAGGGGTACTTCAGGGCCAGCCCGGAGCGTATACGTAATCGGTACGCGGGGCTGGGCGTGGTTGGCCTGGTGCTGACCGGCGCATTGACGGTGTGTTTGATGGCCTTTCTCTCCGCGTATACCGATTACGCCATTTGCCCTCCCATCGGGATCGGGATCACCTTCGTCGGGCTGATCGTGTTGGCTCGCGTAATGCCGCGTAAGACGCCGAAGGGGGCGGAGGCCGCGGCTCGCTGGCGGGCTTTTCGCCGATATCTGGAGAACATCGATAAATACGCGAACCTGGAGGAGGCGAAGGACATCTTCGAGCGGTATCTGCCGTATGCCATCGCCTTCGGTGTGGAGAAGGAGTATGTGCGCAAGTTCGCCGCGGTGGATACGCCCGCCCCGAGGTGGTACATGCCTTACCCGGTGGAGGGGCCGTATGTTCGGCCGGGGCGTGTATCAAGCGGAGGGGGCCGTCCGTCGGGCCACGCTGCTGAGATGCCCACCGGAGGTGGACGGGAAGGACAGATGCCCTCCCTCGAAGGGATGACGCGAGGGACATTCGGTGGGTTGGAGGCCATGACGGGCGGGCTTTTCACCATGCTGAACAGCGCCTCCAGCACGTTGAGCAGCCGCCCCTCGTCGTCGGGGAGTAGTGGCGGGTTCAGCGGCGGCGGGTGGAGCGGTGGCGGTTCCGTCGGCGGTGGTGGCGGCGGTGGCGGCTCGGCCGGGTTCGGATGA